The Nitrospirota bacterium genome has a segment encoding these proteins:
- a CDS encoding methyltransferase domain-containing protein, which yields MNEIVEKDPVCGMDVKAGHEAARFDHLGKTYLFCNSGCRDTFAKNPDAHVKREGVMGNGRGAKPHQHYRVLPPMKHDFFTPIYDLGCRLMGLGTRFRDSIIGFLELRGGESVLDAGCGTGVLAVRIKERVPLANMTGLDPTSSALRIARRRAEKRKVAVEWKEGFAESMPFAEATFDRVVTSLAFHHIPADKKIPALRECLRVLKPGGRLLLVDFCELDTFGARFFLKTVVGLEHFGDQIGRLDDFPREAGFSHIRRVHRAHLGIGFYIGEKGASQESRGGENEQRV from the coding sequence ATGAACGAAATCGTGGAGAAAGATCCCGTGTGCGGGATGGATGTGAAGGCCGGGCACGAGGCGGCCCGGTTTGATCACCTCGGCAAGACGTACCTATTCTGCAATTCCGGCTGCCGGGACACATTCGCCAAGAACCCCGATGCCCACGTAAAGCGCGAAGGGGTGATGGGCAATGGACGTGGCGCGAAACCGCACCAGCACTACCGCGTGCTGCCTCCGATGAAGCACGATTTCTTTACACCGATCTATGACTTGGGCTGCCGACTCATGGGGCTGGGAACGCGATTCCGGGACTCCATCATTGGTTTCCTGGAACTGCGCGGTGGAGAGTCCGTTCTGGATGCGGGTTGCGGCACGGGCGTCTTGGCCGTGCGGATCAAGGAAAGAGTTCCCCTGGCAAACATGACCGGACTGGACCCGACCTCCTCCGCGCTTCGAATCGCTCGAAGGCGGGCGGAGAAGCGGAAGGTTGCCGTCGAGTGGAAGGAAGGGTTCGCGGAGTCCATGCCGTTCGCGGAGGCGACGTTCGACCGCGTGGTCACGTCGCTCGCTTTCCATCACATCCCCGCCGACAAGAAGATTCCGGCCCTCCGCGAGTGTCTTCGCGTCCTGAAGCCGGGAGGCCGACTCCTGCTGGTGGACTTTTGCGAGTTGGATACGTTCGGCGCGCGGTTCTTTCTCAAGACCGTGGTCGGCTTGGAGCACTTCGGTGATCAAATCGGCCGGCTGGACGACTTTCCGCGCGAGGCGGGTTTCAGCCATATTCGGCGCGTCCATCGCGCCCACCTGGGGATTGGGTTCTACATCGGTGAGAAAGGCGCGAGCCAAGAATCGAGAGGAGGAGAAAATGAGCAAAGGGTTTAG
- a CDS encoding YHS domain-containing protein, which translates to MNNKKLPTSPLTPLASRCRGIIEPISAIAVAGMVVMMGGMMAFMVWGMPKMMGMMHGGHDEKSHEEATEHGAHATKAVDPVCGMEMKIAEDTPRTTHEGKTYYFCSGEDLKKFLDEPEKYAKPGDHERK; encoded by the coding sequence ATGAATAACAAGAAACTTCCCACCTCACCCCTCACCCCTCTCGCCTCTCGATGCAGAGGTATTATCGAACCCATTTCAGCCATTGCCGTGGCAGGGATGGTCGTCATGATGGGCGGCATGATGGCTTTCATGGTGTGGGGCATGCCCAAGATGATGGGCATGATGCACGGCGGGCATGATGAAAAATCGCATGAGGAAGCGACGGAACATGGCGCCCACGCCACAAAGGCCGTCGATCCGGTGTGTGGCATGGAAATGAAGATCGCGGAGGACACGCCGAGAACCACCCACGAAGGCAAGACCTACTACTTCTGCTCAGGGGAAGACCTCAAGAAGTTCCTCGACGAGCCGGAGAAGTACGCGAAGCCCGGCGATCACGAGCGCAAGTAG